In Asterias rubens chromosome 17, eAstRub1.3, whole genome shotgun sequence, a genomic segment contains:
- the LOC117301373 gene encoding CST complex subunit TEN1-like has protein sequence MAWNLPESAEIMKLQEVIDSASQLTGKAVRLIAKLDTYDCVKQRATLCSIDRQHNQRFLLDTRFIEPFHARPGSVFQFIGELDSASSNHQPILRARVVRCVDGMDVAMYNKALDAQRKFFKSRETNDAAGSMQT, from the exons ATGGCGTGGAACCTTCCAGAGAGTGCAGAGATAATGAAGCTCCAAGAAGTTATCGACAGTGCTTCACAGCTCACCGGGAAGGCTGTACGTTTGATTGCTAA ATTAGACACATACGACTGTGTAAAGCAACGAGCGACCCTATGCAGCATTGACCGTCAGCACAATCAGCGCTTTCTACTGGATACTCGTTTCATCGAACCATTTCATGCCAGACCAGGCTCTGTCTTCCAGTTTATTGGGGAGCTTGACTCTGCATCGTCAAATCACCAACCTATCCTAAGGGCCAGAGTTGTACGATGTGTGGATGGCATGGATGTGGCAATGTACAATAAGGCTTTAGATGCACAGAGAAAGTTTTTTAAGAGTAGAGAGACGAACGATGCAGCTGGGAGTATGCAGACATGA
- the LOC117301465 gene encoding cytochrome P450 2J6-like: protein MMGILESLWFLMDTRTVLITTGVLLVFLWLFSKPRNLPPGPWGLPIIGSVPALMWGLHRDVYVQLLLRRYAQKYGSVFRLKVFNKTLIILNDYKSIRSAFQHPQLSDRPDMLLTEIYKSEGVAMASGEAWTELRRFCLTVLRSFGVGKSSFEEKIGTEAEELLKEMFSFGGKPFKPNTMLDSAVSNVICSVVFGKRYEYSDQDFSDLLNLLGRTIASFGAGGALNFLPALRYMPFMGVDSVVLNFEEFAKFIGNVIDTHRASFDENNPRDLTDVYLMEIQKGQLNGEKAPVTNGTKSHSSRRHLSERNLVGTIANLFAAGSGTTSGTLQWCLYYMMTYPDIQKRVQAEIDDVVGRNRLPRLADKPELNFTQAVIWEVQRLTTVTPVGVPHAAASDTVINGFVVPKGSILVANLWAVSHDPKLWPEPDEFKPERFLNEEGNAIKAEEFIPFSTGRRSCIGEHLAKMELYVFFSYFMHQFDVRKPDGSSSPPLKGERGIFHFPPPFEVCVVRRD, encoded by the exons ATGATGGGTATTCTTGAGAGCTTGTGGTTCCTGATGGACACCCGTACGGTCCTCATTACCACGGGGGTCCTGCTCGTCTTTCTCTGGTTGTTCAGCAAACCCCGGAACCTTCCTCCTGGTCCGTGGGGTTTGCCGATCATCGGATCTGTTCCGGCTCTAATGTGGGGGTTACATCGGGATGTGTACGTGCAACTTCTACTCCGGAGGTACGCCCAGAAGTACGGATCGGTGTTCCGTCTGAAGGTGTTTAACAAGACTCTGATAATCCTGAATGATTATAAATCGATCCGGTCTGCTTTTCAGCACCCGCAGTTGAGCGACAGGCCTGACATGTTATTGACGGAAATATACAAAAGCGAAG GTGTTGCCATGGCATCAGGTGAAGCCTGGACAGAGCTTCGTCGTTTCTGTCTGACCGTCCTCAGGAGTTTTGGGGTCGGCAAGTCCAGCTTCGAGGAGAAGATAGGCACCGAGGCCGAGGAACTCCTCAAAGAGATGTTCAGTTTTGGCGGGAAACCATTTAAACCGAATACTATGTTGGACAGTGCCGTCTCCAACGTCATTTGCTCGGTTGTCTTCGGGAAGCGGTATGAGTATTCGGACCAGGACTTCAGTGACCTACTCAACCTACTGGGTCGTACCATTGCCTCCTTCGGTGCGGGTGGCGCCCTCAATTTCCTTCCCGCTCTTCGCTATATGCCGTTCATGGGAGTCGACTCTGTGGTTCTGAACTTCGAAGAGTTTGCGAAGTTCATCGGGAACGTGATCGATACGCATCGTGCATCATTCGATGAGAACAACCCGAGAGATTTAACAGATGTGTACCTGATGGAGATTCAAAAGGGTCAGCTTAATGGCGAAAAGGCACCGGTGACCAACGGGACGAAAAGCCACTCATCACGGCGTCATCTCAGCGAACGCAACCTGGTGGGTACCATAGCGAACCTCTTCGCAGCCGGGTCTGGTACCACGTCCGGTACGCTCCAGTGGTGCCTGTATTACATGATGACCTACCCGGACATCCAGAAGCGGGTTCAGGCAGAGATTGACGACGTCGTTGGTCGCAACAGGCTGCCGAGACTTGCCGATAAGCCCGAGCTGAACTTCACTCAGGCGGTCATATGGGAGGTCCAGAGATTGACCACGGTCACTCCAGTAGGTGTGCCGCATGCAGCCGCCTCGGACACCGTTATTAATGGCTTCGTGGTACCGAAGGGCTCCATCTTGGTGGCAAACCTCTGGGCCGTCTCCCATGATCCAAAGCTATGGCCTGAACCCGACGAGTTCAAACCTGAGAGGTTCCTGAACGAGGAAGGAAATGCTATCAAGGCAGAAGAGTTCATACCATTCAGCACAG GTCGGCGAAGCTGCATCGGTGAACATCTAGCTAAGATGGAGCTCTATGTCTTCTTCAGCTACTTCATGCATCAGTTCGACGTCAGGAAACCAGACGGCTCATCATCTCCACCATTAAAAGGAGAGCGGGGAATTTTTCACTTCCCTCCTCCTTTTGAAGTCTGTGTGGTCAGGCGTGATTAG
- the LOC117301387 gene encoding cytochrome P450 2J6-like produces the protein MVYLLWFLDIRTLILGILVVLFLMWLRYKPRNLPPGPWGLPILGSIPAIVLAVRRGVQPHQIFDEYAQKYGPVFRVRMFTTTVVVLNDFPSIKAAFQNPRLNDRPHMLLTEALKSDGVVMASGEPWVQLRSFCLTVLRSLGVGKSSFEEQIAVEGQALLTEIASYKERPFNPKPQLSNAVLNVICAVVFSQRYDYADREIRELIDGLLSIVKQLGAGGALNFFPGLRHLPYSGMDKVLGNYDKVVQFLTKQIDAHRATLDAENMRDFTDVYLKEIQQNYGSNGTDVGSPLTARSHLSEGNLVGTIGNLLIAGSVTTSATLQWGLLYMMVYQEVQKRVQAEIDTVVGRNRLPRLADKPNLNYTQAVIWEIQRLGSVAPLGVSHAAGADTQLNGMDIPKDALLVANLWAVFRDPKLWPEPGQFKPERFLDCEGKAVKPEELIPFSTGRRSCIGEFLAKMELYIFFSYFMHQFEVRKPDNSTPLSLKGVGGLTYEPMPFEIRVIKRD, from the exons atggtttatttacTGTGGTTTTTGGACATTCGCACTTTAATACTTGGCATCCTTGTTGTGCTTTTCCTTATGTGGCTGAGGTACAAGCCCCGAAACCTCCCACCTGGGCCATGGGGACTTCCCATCCTCGGCTCTATCCCAGCCATCGTCCTGGCCGTGCGTCGCGGCGTTCAGCCCCATCAGATCTTCGACGAGTACGCTCAGAAGTACGGCCCCGTGTTCAGAGTCAGAATGTTCACCACAACCGTCGTGGTGCTGAATGACTTCCCGTCTATCAAGGCTGCTTTTCAGAATCCAAGACTCAACGATAGACCTCACATGCTGCTAACTGAAGCATTAAAAAGTGATG gagtggTTATGGCGTCTGGTGAACCATGGGTACAACTCCGTTCTTTCTGCCTGACTGTTCTCCGGAGTCTGGGGGTCGGTAAATCAAGCTTCGAGGAGCAAATCGCCGTAGAGGGCCAGGCCCTACTGACGGAGATTGCAAGCTATAAGGAGAGACCGTTCAATCCAAAGCCTCAGCTCAGTAACGCCGTTTTGAACGTGATCTGCGCCGTTGTCTTCAGCCAACGCTACGACTACGCTGACCGCGAGATTCGCGAGCTGATCGACGGTCTCCTAAGCATTGTCAAGCAGCTCGGTGCCGGTGGTGCGCTGAACTTCTTCCCCGGGCTGCGCCATTTACCGTACTCCGGAATGGATAAGGTCTTGGGAAATTATGACAAGGTTGTTCAGTTCCTAACGAAACAAATCGACGCACATCGTGCGACTTTGGACGCCGAGAACATGCGAGATTTCACGGATGTGTACCTGAAGGAAATACAGCAGAACTACGGGAGCAATGGGACCGATGTTGGAAGCCCTCTGACAGCTCGTAGCCACCTCAGCGAAGGCAATCTTGTTGGGACCATAGGGAACCTTCTAATAGCTGGATCGGTCACAACGTCAGCAACCCTTCAATGGGGACTTCTTTACATGATGGTCTACCAGGAGGTCCAGAAACGAGTCCAGGCCGAGATTGACACCGTGGTCGGTCGCAACCGGCTGCCGAGACTCGCCGACAAACCGAACCTCAACTACACTCAGGCGGTTATTTGGGAGATCCAGCGGCTAGGCTCCGTCGCTCCTCTCGGCGTTTCCCATGCTGCTGGTGCCGATACCCAACTGAACGGTATGGATATACCAAAAGACGCACTGCTTGTAGCAAACCTCTGGGCGGTGTTTCGAGACCCAAAACTCTGGCCTGAGCCTGGGCAGTTCAAACCTGAGAGGTTTTTGGACTGCGAAGGCAAAGCAGTCAAGCCGGAAGAGTTGATACCCTTCAGCACTg GGCGCCGCAGCTGCATCGGAGAGTTCCTGGCTAAGATGGAGTTATACATCTTCTTCAGCTATTTCATGCATCAGTTCGAAGTCAGGAAACCAGACAACTCGACACCTCTTTCCCTGAAGGGTGTGGGAGGGTTGACGTACGAACCAATGCCGTTTGAGATTCGTGTCATCAAACGTGATTGA